In one Brevibacterium sp. CBA3109 genomic region, the following are encoded:
- a CDS encoding HNH endonuclease, whose protein sequence is MEAGTVSDVITEIRRWREVLSDLPPARTETEAIDRITALEELTSVSAAAQARETLTFDMHRRNREAEEGLPSRGQGKGLGAEIGLARKVSRARGSKLLGFARSLLLDLPKTYASLKSGDISEEKARVVAKETDWLPRDKRHEVDDRMADRLAEVGVGRLGNEVRALAQQLDQKAAVEHLDRCVEERAVTVRPAPGNMAYLTALLPLSQAVAAYTNLSKSAQSIIGTGQAEGRTQGQVMADLLVERTTGQDGAEAIPTEVHVVMNEDSLFDPGETPAWFPGFGPIPAKTAREFIADNEAPVFLRRLYSRPSDGQLVRMDSKRREFSGLLRRMVVIRDDVCRSPWCDAQIKHADHSQAFAAGGETDWENASGLCAACNFLKELPGWRHEATADELVVRTPTGHRYQVSTRPIGTPMANSSELPRSNLTNEQTSDEANDPSLFTVRIPPLRKVEAPRLEGKFESLKVDVWECREELPSVVEMCLAGQLTEFVSAD, encoded by the coding sequence ATGGAAGCAGGAACGGTTTCAGACGTGATCACCGAGATTCGTCGGTGGCGCGAGGTGCTGTCCGACCTGCCGCCTGCGCGCACGGAAACCGAAGCGATCGACAGAATCACTGCTCTGGAAGAACTGACGTCAGTGAGTGCTGCAGCGCAGGCCAGGGAGACGTTGACCTTCGACATGCACCGTCGGAATCGTGAAGCGGAAGAAGGTCTGCCGAGCCGCGGACAGGGCAAAGGCCTTGGTGCCGAGATCGGTTTGGCTCGGAAGGTGTCTCGGGCCAGAGGGAGCAAGCTGCTCGGCTTCGCCCGGTCCCTGTTGCTGGATCTGCCGAAAACCTACGCCTCCTTGAAGAGCGGAGACATCTCAGAGGAGAAGGCGCGAGTCGTTGCGAAGGAGACCGATTGGCTCCCCAGAGACAAAAGGCACGAGGTCGATGACCGGATGGCCGATCGCCTCGCCGAGGTGGGTGTTGGTCGACTGGGCAATGAAGTTCGCGCTCTGGCCCAGCAGCTCGACCAGAAAGCAGCCGTCGAACACCTCGACAGGTGTGTGGAAGAACGTGCCGTCACGGTGCGGCCAGCGCCGGGAAATATGGCGTATCTGACAGCGCTCCTGCCCTTGTCGCAGGCAGTTGCAGCGTATACCAACCTGTCGAAATCGGCACAGTCGATCATCGGAACAGGTCAGGCCGAAGGGCGAACTCAGGGACAGGTCATGGCCGATCTCTTGGTCGAGAGAACCACAGGCCAAGACGGTGCCGAGGCCATCCCTACCGAAGTCCACGTAGTGATGAATGAGGACAGTCTCTTCGACCCAGGAGAAACTCCAGCGTGGTTCCCCGGCTTCGGCCCGATCCCGGCAAAGACGGCACGCGAATTCATCGCCGACAATGAAGCCCCAGTCTTTCTTCGCAGGTTGTACTCGCGCCCATCCGACGGACAGTTGGTCCGGATGGACTCGAAGCGACGTGAATTCTCCGGACTGCTTCGACGCATGGTGGTGATTCGCGATGATGTCTGCCGATCGCCGTGGTGCGATGCCCAGATCAAACACGCAGACCACTCGCAGGCATTCGCCGCTGGTGGTGAGACCGACTGGGAGAATGCTTCAGGGCTCTGCGCAGCCTGCAATTTCCTCAAGGAACTGCCAGGATGGCGACACGAGGCCACGGCAGACGAATTGGTCGTACGAACCCCCACCGGACACCGATATCAGGTCAGCACCAGACCGATCGGAACACCGATGGCAAACTCAAGTGAACTTCCCCGCTCCAACCTCACCAACGAACAGACGTCTGATGAAGCCAACGACCCCAGTCTCTTCACAGTGAGAATTCCACCACTTCGAAAAGTCGAAGCGCCGAGGCTTGAAGGAAAATTCGAATCCCTCAAGGTGGATGTGTGGGAATGTCGGGAGGAGCTGCCGAGCGTGGTGGAAATGTGCCTAGCGGGGCAACTGACCGAATTCGTCTCTGCGGATTGA
- a CDS encoding maltokinase N-terminal cap-like domain-containing protein has protein sequence MADIYNAELKPGKLDVISAWLTQQAWAAEADVAPDSLKTISSYRFDDPAGEVGAEVHIVAAGDRVFQVPLTYRGAELAGAETYLISTMEHSILGKRWVYAGMGDPHFRQRLDHTIATAGTSAKQYRVDDEGNKVDEITEVAHTWGTGPLAGAEDVQVLYELNLNSPAEGSDAGLLLGRWSGQEAPVVLAVMV, from the coding sequence ATGGCTGACATCTACAACGCTGAACTGAAACCAGGAAAACTCGACGTCATCTCTGCCTGGCTGACCCAGCAGGCATGGGCAGCCGAGGCCGATGTGGCCCCAGATTCGCTGAAGACGATCAGCTCCTACCGGTTCGACGATCCAGCCGGTGAGGTGGGAGCCGAGGTTCATATCGTCGCCGCCGGTGATCGTGTCTTCCAAGTGCCTCTGACCTATCGCGGTGCTGAGCTGGCCGGAGCCGAGACATACCTGATCTCGACCATGGAGCATTCCATTCTCGGCAAGCGCTGGGTCTACGCCGGGATGGGCGACCCTCACTTCAGGCAGCGACTCGACCACACGATCGCCACCGCTGGAACTTCGGCAAAGCAGTACCGCGTCGACGACGAAGGCAACAAGGTCGACGAGATCACCGAGGTGGCTCATACTTGGGGCACAGGACCATTGGCCGGCGCCGAAGACGTTCAGGTGCTGTACGAACTCAACCTCAACTCTCCGGCTGAGGGATCCGACGCCGGACTGCTCCTGGGTCGCTGGTCGGGCCAGGAAGCTCCTGTCGTCCTCGCCGTGATGGTGTGA
- a CDS encoding HIT family protein, which translates to MSQDCLFCAIVAGDVPSAKVAETETTFAFMDIQPGSDGHLLVVPKHHSTDLRDIPSADLAEVAIESQRIAKHVFDAWDADGVNLLNCCGEDAWQTVFHFHMHVIPRYRDTGKDRLRLPFEPGVRGDAELIEDLATSMRWALEDR; encoded by the coding sequence ATGAGTCAGGATTGCCTGTTCTGCGCGATCGTTGCAGGTGACGTCCCGAGTGCGAAGGTTGCTGAGACCGAGACGACCTTCGCATTCATGGACATCCAGCCGGGATCTGACGGGCATCTGCTCGTCGTCCCGAAGCATCACAGCACCGACTTGCGCGACATCCCGTCGGCCGACCTCGCCGAGGTGGCGATCGAGTCACAGCGCATTGCCAAGCATGTCTTCGACGCTTGGGACGCCGACGGGGTGAACCTGCTCAACTGCTGTGGAGAAGATGCCTGGCAGACGGTCTTCCACTTCCACATGCATGTCATCCCGCGCTATCGCGACACGGGCAAGGATCGGCTCAGACTGCCGTTCGAACCCGGTGTGCGCGGTGACGCTGAGCTGATCGAAGACCTGGCAACCTCGATGAGGTGGGCACTGGAGGACCGCTGA
- a CDS encoding 3-methyladenine DNA glycosylase, translating to MSAPTWRALRDHHAARIAERTDAHLTRRLKGEKHPVEDFLFTYYPFKTGQLAKWHPGPGVQLELATEADRDCFDRRWYTTNPAGTIATVDVESWRSDRGDGAKFIASLLQSTLHREANFGCFGIHEWAMVYKLSEEQRRHQQVPLRLSHEATDAVVEGHRIQCSHHDAFRFFTEPARPRNTLQPTRESMVANEQPGCLHAGMDLYKWAMKIGPVAPSDLVVDCFDLALGIRTLDMEASPYDLRGWGYGVVAIETAEGKAEYMDRQKAFSERAQALRQRLLDALTHVGIYAR from the coding sequence ATCAGCGCACCCACGTGGCGCGCGCTGCGTGATCACCACGCAGCGAGGATCGCAGAGCGGACCGATGCGCACCTCACCCGCCGCCTCAAGGGCGAGAAGCACCCGGTCGAGGACTTTCTGTTCACCTACTACCCGTTCAAGACGGGTCAGTTGGCCAAGTGGCATCCCGGCCCCGGTGTGCAACTCGAATTGGCTACCGAAGCCGACCGTGACTGCTTCGACCGGCGCTGGTATACGACGAACCCTGCGGGCACGATCGCGACGGTGGATGTCGAGTCCTGGCGCAGTGACAGAGGCGATGGTGCGAAATTCATCGCCTCCCTGCTCCAGTCGACGCTGCATCGTGAGGCGAACTTCGGGTGCTTCGGCATCCACGAATGGGCGATGGTCTACAAGCTCAGCGAGGAGCAGCGTCGCCACCAGCAGGTGCCCCTGCGCTTGAGTCATGAGGCCACCGACGCTGTCGTTGAGGGCCACCGGATCCAGTGCTCGCACCACGACGCATTCCGTTTCTTCACAGAACCCGCCCGGCCACGCAACACTCTGCAGCCCACTCGCGAGTCCATGGTGGCCAATGAGCAGCCCGGCTGTCTGCACGCAGGAATGGACCTGTACAAATGGGCGATGAAGATCGGCCCCGTGGCTCCCTCCGACCTCGTCGTCGATTGCTTTGACCTGGCGCTGGGCATCCGCACCCTCGATATGGAGGCCTCACCCTACGATCTGCGCGGTTGGGGCTATGGTGTCGTCGCCATCGAAACCGCCGAGGGCAAGGCCGAATACATGGACCGTCAGAAGGCCTTCTCCGAACGCGCACAGGCTCTGCGGCAACGACTGCTCGATGCACTGACACACGTCGGAATCTACGCCCGATAG
- a CDS encoding prolyl oligopeptidase family serine peptidase, whose product MRKEATSDNQQTETPTAATEPQNLAPMPHDENLWLEDIHGDKQMGWVKDQNAKTIARFQDDLFDSIAGDIRTALDSEGKIPMVAKRGDHYFNFWRDSTNPKGMWRRTTWDSYVSDSPEWEVLIDLDELGAAEATPWVWAGASVRRSDNSRALVSLSPDGGDAHRVREFDLVTKTFVDGGFDLPSAKTRFAWLDDDTIIVATDTGEDSLTTSSYPRQARVLRRGQAIAEAPIVAEVPHDHVAIFVGSDVGAAGTDSTDRAFAIDAIDFFNMQFSFIDLDAVVDESGPVSIVASAWENNWTVVDVPTDVEVGFERDFVLFRPQSEWSHENFSVSAGGLAVADIAEVKAGTIAPTVIFTPDEHSALQSWTWTRDYLILELLADVQSQLVVLNPNDNFSSSSLPGVPANHMVGLGAVDKHDDASANDYWLVSTGFLTPSTLSYGSLEPSNDYSVPVVIKSAPALFPSDGLCVEQHFATSEDGTKIPYFQIADSELVLDGRNPTLLDGYGGFEVSRTPGYTPVIGIGWLGRTTTGTWQDPASQQTVTATEAPIPAGRRGVYVLANIRGGGEYGPRWHTSAMRENRMRAYEDYAAVARDLIERGVTSAQSLACAGGSNGGLLVGNMLTQHPELFGAISCGVPLLDMRRYTKLSAGYSWKAKYGDPDVAEDWAFIQKFSPYHLLEDGTDYPPVLFWTATSDDRVGPVQARKMAARMQNRGIDDVWFFEDTEGGHSAASDNRQAAFTRALSYRFLWNSLTGE is encoded by the coding sequence ATGCGCAAAGAAGCTACGTCAGACAACCAGCAGACCGAAACTCCCACCGCGGCCACTGAGCCGCAGAACCTTGCCCCCATGCCACACGATGAGAACCTGTGGCTCGAAGACATCCACGGGGACAAGCAGATGGGTTGGGTCAAGGACCAGAACGCGAAGACCATTGCCCGGTTCCAAGACGATCTGTTCGACTCCATCGCCGGGGACATTCGGACTGCGTTGGACTCCGAAGGCAAGATACCGATGGTGGCCAAACGCGGAGATCACTACTTCAACTTCTGGCGCGACTCCACGAACCCCAAAGGCATGTGGAGACGAACCACGTGGGACAGCTACGTCTCCGATTCTCCCGAGTGGGAGGTCCTCATCGACCTCGACGAGCTCGGCGCAGCGGAGGCGACGCCCTGGGTGTGGGCCGGAGCCTCGGTGCGCCGATCGGACAACTCTCGTGCACTCGTCTCGCTGTCGCCCGATGGTGGAGACGCCCACCGGGTACGCGAATTCGATCTGGTGACCAAAACCTTCGTCGACGGCGGCTTCGACCTGCCTTCGGCGAAGACTCGCTTCGCGTGGCTCGACGACGACACGATCATCGTCGCCACCGATACCGGTGAGGACTCTCTCACCACCTCGTCTTATCCGCGTCAGGCACGTGTTCTCAGGCGGGGGCAGGCTATTGCCGAGGCTCCGATCGTGGCCGAAGTGCCCCACGACCATGTCGCCATCTTCGTCGGCAGTGATGTAGGCGCCGCAGGCACCGATTCCACCGACAGAGCGTTCGCCATCGATGCCATCGACTTCTTCAATATGCAATTCAGCTTCATCGACCTCGACGCAGTCGTCGACGAATCCGGGCCAGTCTCAATCGTCGCCTCGGCGTGGGAGAACAACTGGACCGTCGTCGATGTGCCAACCGATGTGGAAGTCGGGTTCGAAAGGGACTTCGTCCTCTTCCGGCCCCAATCCGAGTGGAGTCACGAGAACTTCTCGGTCTCGGCCGGAGGTCTGGCCGTTGCTGACATCGCCGAGGTGAAGGCCGGGACGATCGCACCGACCGTCATCTTCACCCCGGATGAACACTCCGCCCTGCAGTCGTGGACCTGGACACGGGACTACCTGATCCTCGAATTGCTGGCTGACGTGCAGTCACAACTGGTCGTTCTTAACCCGAACGACAACTTCTCGTCGTCTTCGCTGCCAGGAGTCCCCGCCAATCACATGGTCGGGTTGGGAGCCGTCGACAAACACGATGACGCGAGCGCCAACGACTATTGGCTGGTGAGCACGGGGTTCCTGACTCCGTCGACTCTGTCGTATGGGAGCCTGGAGCCTTCGAACGACTACAGCGTGCCCGTCGTCATCAAGTCGGCACCGGCACTGTTTCCCAGCGACGGGCTCTGCGTCGAACAGCACTTCGCCACAAGCGAGGACGGGACGAAGATCCCCTACTTCCAGATCGCCGACAGCGAGCTGGTCCTCGATGGGAGGAATCCGACCCTCCTGGATGGGTACGGCGGTTTCGAAGTCAGCCGGACGCCGGGCTACACCCCGGTGATTGGTATCGGATGGCTGGGTCGAACGACGACTGGGACCTGGCAAGATCCCGCCAGCCAACAGACCGTCACGGCGACTGAAGCGCCGATTCCCGCAGGGCGTCGCGGGGTCTATGTCCTCGCCAATATCCGCGGCGGTGGAGAATACGGGCCCCGGTGGCATACCTCGGCGATGCGGGAGAATCGGATGCGAGCCTATGAGGACTACGCTGCCGTTGCCCGCGACCTCATCGAACGCGGCGTGACGTCCGCGCAGAGCCTGGCCTGCGCCGGCGGCTCGAATGGTGGACTGCTGGTCGGAAACATGCTCACACAGCACCCCGAGCTCTTCGGTGCGATCTCGTGTGGAGTCCCCCTTCTGGACATGCGCCGCTACACCAAACTCAGCGCCGGCTATTCGTGGAAGGCAAAGTACGGTGACCCCGATGTGGCTGAGGACTGGGCATTCATTCAGAAGTTCTCCCCCTATCATCTGCTCGAAGATGGCACTGACTATCCGCCCGTGCTGTTCTGGACGGCGACCTCCGATGATCGGGTCGGTCCAGTGCAGGCGCGCAAGATGGCTGCTCGGATGCAGAATCGCGGCATTGACGACGTGTGGTTCTTCGAAGACACGGAAGGCGGACACTCGGCAGCGTCGGACAACAGGCAGGCCGCCTTCACCCGTGCACTCAGCTACCGATTCCTGTGGAACTCGCTGACAGGGGAGTGA
- the thyX gene encoding FAD-dependent thymidylate synthase, with protein sequence MRQVEPSVELLAKPSIDWESMRTYLDEVGGTSWAERVEEADSPDAEDIVEFSGRMCYRSWEPGLNPNVSRVRTDSSQYLGNVIKSQHGSVLEHANFTFVLHNVSRVLTHELIRHRAGSAFSQESLRYVRLADIPFWFPEWAREDSELMERSLKVLDTLEEHQKWMTEHFELDEASTKFSHKKHMTSFMRRFAPEGLATGIVYTANLRSLRHVIEMRTAKGAEEEIRLVFNKIGEAMLKEAPAVFSDYEVVDGEWIPGTRKA encoded by the coding sequence ATGCGCCAGGTCGAACCGTCAGTAGAACTGCTTGCCAAGCCCAGCATCGACTGGGAATCGATGAGGACATACCTCGACGAGGTGGGCGGAACCAGCTGGGCGGAACGTGTTGAAGAGGCTGATTCTCCCGACGCCGAAGACATCGTCGAGTTCTCCGGTCGCATGTGCTATCGCTCCTGGGAACCGGGACTGAACCCGAACGTCTCCCGCGTCCGCACCGATTCGTCCCAGTACCTGGGCAATGTCATCAAGTCCCAGCACGGTTCGGTGCTCGAACACGCGAACTTCACGTTCGTCCTCCACAACGTATCCCGCGTGCTCACTCACGAACTCATCCGCCACCGCGCAGGATCCGCGTTCTCGCAGGAATCCTTGCGCTACGTCCGCCTGGCTGACATTCCGTTCTGGTTCCCCGAATGGGCACGTGAGGACTCCGAGCTCATGGAACGCTCCCTCAAGGTCCTCGACACCCTCGAAGAGCATCAGAAGTGGATGACCGAGCACTTCGAACTCGACGAAGCCAGCACCAAGTTCTCCCACAAGAAGCACATGACCTCCTTCATGCGCCGCTTCGCACCCGAGGGACTGGCCACCGGCATCGTCTACACCGCGAACCTGCGCTCCCTGCGTCACGTCATCGAGATGCGCACCGCCAAGGGCGCCGAAGAAGAGATTCGTCTCGTGTTCAACAAGATCGGTGAAGCTATGCTCAAAGAGGCCCCAGCGGTATTCTCCGACTACGAAGTCGTCGACGGGGAATGGATCCCCGGAACACGAAAGGCATGA
- a CDS encoding zinc-binding dehydrogenase: MRAIVYEEFSVLPQLRDIESPSTPSSGVVIDVEATGVCRSDHHAWSGHDSTITLPHVPGHELVGRIASAGPEVTDFHTGQRVTVPFVCGCGRCRWCQGGNAQVCPEQTQPGFTHFGSWADQVAIHNADANLIAVPNDLPASAMVGLGCRFATAFHGLRVRAKLLEGETVAVFGCGGVGLSAIMVARAIGARVIAIDVSDAALDRARAHGAAHTVNAAGKNSVDLSAEVVAQVLDQCPDGVAVSVDALGREDTIAAAIASLAPLGRHVQIGLLTAPPVIDMGRVIGLELSVLGSHGMAAAEYPEMVDLVIDGKLRPQDLVTNVIGLADAPAAMEALGANTGSGMTVIDLNL, encoded by the coding sequence GTGCGCGCAATCGTCTATGAAGAGTTCTCTGTCCTCCCCCAGCTGAGAGACATCGAGTCACCCTCCACTCCCTCCTCCGGTGTCGTCATCGACGTCGAAGCCACCGGAGTCTGCCGCAGCGACCATCACGCCTGGTCAGGCCACGACTCGACGATCACGCTGCCCCATGTGCCCGGACATGAGCTGGTCGGACGCATCGCCTCGGCGGGGCCAGAGGTCACGGACTTCCACACCGGCCAGCGCGTAACCGTGCCATTCGTGTGCGGCTGCGGTCGCTGCCGGTGGTGCCAGGGCGGCAATGCTCAGGTCTGTCCCGAACAGACTCAGCCCGGGTTCACTCATTTCGGCTCGTGGGCGGATCAGGTGGCCATCCACAACGCCGATGCCAACCTCATCGCGGTTCCCAACGACCTCCCCGCCTCGGCGATGGTGGGACTCGGCTGTCGGTTCGCCACAGCATTCCACGGACTGCGGGTGCGGGCGAAGCTTCTCGAGGGCGAAACGGTCGCCGTCTTCGGCTGCGGCGGAGTCGGCCTGTCTGCCATCATGGTCGCCCGTGCCATCGGCGCCCGGGTGATCGCGATCGACGTCAGCGATGCTGCCCTCGACCGGGCCCGCGCACACGGAGCCGCGCACACGGTCAACGCCGCCGGCAAAAACTCAGTCGACCTCTCCGCCGAGGTGGTCGCACAGGTCTTGGACCAGTGCCCCGATGGTGTGGCTGTGAGCGTGGATGCCCTCGGCCGCGAGGATACGATCGCTGCCGCGATCGCCTCGCTGGCACCCTTGGGTCGGCACGTACAGATCGGACTGCTGACTGCACCGCCTGTCATCGATATGGGACGTGTCATCGGCCTTGAGCTCAGCGTCCTCGGCTCCCACGGGATGGCCGCGGCCGAGTACCCGGAGATGGTGGACCTCGTCATCGACGGCAAACTGCGCCCACAGGACCTGGTCACGAACGTCATCGGCCTCGCAGACGCCCCTGCCGCGATGGAGGCTTTGGGGGCGAACACCGGTTCGGGGATGACCGTCATCGACCTGAACCTGTGA
- a CDS encoding GNAT family N-acetyltransferase — MYDLSVRNGQVLVAAARSGGRLRSIAYGHFWSWAEQDHDWAHELRSTLGDAALAIEWSFALNLLARDPHLRRSGLGRATLQTWLAGIGGYSCWLLTNDIDSPARRLYESLGFFALGHGPQAPNGQPGLVMFRPPA; from the coding sequence ATGTACGACCTCTCCGTCCGAAACGGTCAGGTCCTCGTCGCAGCGGCGCGCTCTGGTGGGCGCCTGAGATCGATCGCCTACGGCCATTTCTGGTCCTGGGCGGAACAAGACCACGACTGGGCACATGAACTCCGCTCTACTCTCGGCGACGCCGCACTGGCGATCGAATGGTCGTTCGCGCTCAATCTGTTGGCACGCGACCCACATCTGCGCAGGTCGGGACTCGGACGGGCCACGCTGCAGACTTGGCTGGCCGGCATCGGCGGGTACAGCTGCTGGCTCCTGACCAACGACATCGACAGCCCCGCTCGCCGACTCTACGAAAGCCTCGGTTTCTTCGCGCTCGGGCATGGGCCCCAGGCGCCCAATGGCCAACCGGGGCTGGTCATGTTCAGACCACCAGCCTGA
- a CDS encoding MFS transporter: MSTATSASTPTASEVIANLPWRWRTQGAIFIIGGLGFMFDAWDVALNGFLIPLLSDYWSLSVGQAAWIATVNLIGMALGAFIWGGIADVIGRKKAFTLTLLVFSVFTVAGAFSPAFSWFILFRFLAGFGLGGCIPVDYALVGEFTPKKHRGRVLTAMDGWWPIGASLCAFVSASLLGVGDWRLIMLVMIVPALLTVAVRFGIPESPLYLASVGRYAEADAIIARLVERTGAEVTTWTHDVPVKGAIEATGTAPAPRQASDSSGTLISVNKKLRAASGQLVQLWQYSANTTLVSWALFVSVLLVYYAALTWLPGILKKQGMGDQAAFMVTGSMTAVGILGVIVSALIVERVGRKWVLGVTSIVSAVLLVCAAVFIEASGSELTFAARASIIGFGFVVQIAIPTLYTYVSELYPTRLRASGFGWASAASRIATGIAPLVFGAFMWPVLGLTVTFILTGLLVIVAVVLMGLLARETTGEALG; encoded by the coding sequence GTGTCTACTGCAACCTCGGCGTCCACTCCGACCGCTTCCGAAGTCATCGCCAACCTTCCTTGGCGATGGAGAACTCAAGGCGCCATCTTCATCATCGGCGGCCTGGGGTTCATGTTCGACGCTTGGGACGTCGCCCTCAACGGGTTCCTCATTCCGCTGCTCAGCGACTACTGGAGCCTGAGCGTCGGCCAGGCCGCCTGGATCGCTACGGTCAACCTCATCGGCATGGCGCTGGGTGCCTTCATCTGGGGCGGCATCGCTGATGTGATCGGCCGGAAGAAGGCATTCACCCTCACGCTTCTCGTATTCTCAGTCTTCACAGTTGCCGGCGCCTTCTCCCCAGCATTCAGCTGGTTCATCCTGTTCCGATTCCTCGCCGGATTCGGGCTCGGCGGATGCATCCCCGTCGACTATGCGCTCGTCGGGGAATTCACTCCCAAGAAGCACCGCGGGCGCGTCCTGACTGCGATGGACGGATGGTGGCCGATCGGCGCCTCGCTGTGCGCCTTCGTCTCTGCATCCTTGCTGGGAGTGGGTGATTGGCGCCTCATCATGCTCGTCATGATTGTGCCCGCGCTGCTGACAGTTGCCGTGCGTTTCGGAATTCCCGAATCACCTCTCTACCTTGCCTCCGTGGGACGGTATGCCGAAGCCGACGCCATCATCGCCCGCCTCGTCGAGCGCACCGGCGCCGAGGTGACGACCTGGACCCACGATGTCCCCGTAAAGGGCGCGATCGAGGCCACCGGCACGGCCCCGGCGCCGCGGCAGGCATCCGACTCGTCTGGAACTCTCATCTCTGTCAACAAAAAGCTGCGTGCAGCCAGCGGCCAGTTGGTGCAACTGTGGCAGTACTCGGCCAATACGACTCTCGTCTCCTGGGCCCTGTTCGTCTCCGTCCTCCTTGTCTACTACGCGGCACTGACATGGCTGCCGGGCATCCTGAAGAAGCAGGGCATGGGCGATCAAGCAGCGTTCATGGTCACCGGGTCGATGACCGCGGTGGGCATCCTCGGCGTCATCGTCTCGGCTCTGATCGTCGAACGTGTGGGCCGAAAATGGGTGCTCGGCGTGACCTCGATTGTCTCCGCAGTCCTGTTGGTATGCGCTGCCGTGTTCATCGAGGCCTCAGGTTCAGAGCTGACCTTTGCAGCCAGAGCCAGCATCATCGGGTTCGGGTTCGTCGTGCAGATCGCGATTCCCACTCTCTACACCTACGTTTCGGAGTTGTACCCGACCCGTCTGCGAGCTTCGGGATTCGGCTGGGCATCGGCTGCCTCCCGCATTGCCACTGGTATTGCTCCGCTTGTCTTCGGTGCGTTCATGTGGCCGGTCCTCGGACTGACAGTGACTTTCATTCTCACGGGACTGCTCGTGATTGTGGCGGTGGTGCTGATGGGTCTGCTTGCGCGAGAGACCACTGGCGAAGCGCTGGGTTGA
- a CDS encoding biotin/lipoate A/B protein ligase family protein — MTNDTHEPQRFHAEYKVIGGKLVVADVETDGKTITEVKISGDFFLEPEEAYFDLAPALVGASVTADNANLRQRLDTALAGYGSELAMHGFSTSDIATVVRRALGSAANFTDFDWQVIRGEVLPTQVNVALDQVLLDEVAAGRRKPTLRFWEWDDTATVIGAFQSYVNELRPEGVEKYGVQVVRRISGGGAMFMEGGNCITYSMFVPPALVAGLDYEESYVFLDQWVLAALKSLGVEAFYKPINDISSTGGKIGGAAQKRLRDGTLLHHATMSYDIDADKMVEVLRIGEAKISDKGVSSAKKRVDPLRSQTGEARKDIIDVMAETFADRYGASFDTFTADELEKAHALVAEKFGTEKWTHRVP; from the coding sequence ATGACGAACGACACGCACGAACCCCAGCGCTTTCACGCCGAGTACAAGGTCATCGGCGGAAAACTCGTGGTCGCCGATGTGGAGACCGACGGGAAGACCATCACCGAGGTCAAGATCTCCGGCGACTTCTTCCTCGAACCCGAAGAAGCCTACTTCGACCTTGCTCCCGCGCTCGTGGGTGCCAGTGTCACCGCGGACAATGCGAATCTGCGTCAGCGCCTCGACACGGCACTTGCCGGATACGGCTCGGAACTGGCGATGCACGGGTTCTCCACCTCGGACATCGCCACAGTCGTCCGCCGCGCACTGGGGTCGGCGGCGAACTTCACCGACTTCGACTGGCAGGTCATCCGCGGCGAGGTGCTGCCCACTCAGGTCAACGTCGCCCTCGACCAGGTGCTGCTGGACGAGGTCGCGGCGGGACGACGGAAACCGACCCTGCGGTTCTGGGAATGGGACGATACCGCCACGGTGATCGGAGCCTTCCAATCCTATGTCAACGAACTCCGACCGGAGGGAGTCGAGAAGTACGGTGTGCAGGTTGTGCGCCGCATCTCCGGTGGGGGAGCGATGTTCATGGAAGGCGGGAACTGCATCACCTACTCGATGTTCGTTCCGCCTGCACTGGTCGCCGGCCTCGACTACGAGGAGTCCTACGTCTTCCTCGACCAATGGGTGCTGGCAGCGTTGAAGAGCCTCGGCGTCGAGGCCTTCTACAAGCCGATCAATGACATTTCCTCGACCGGAGGCAAGATCGGCGGTGCGGCACAGAAGCGACTGCGCGATGGCACCCTGCTCCATCACGCGACGATGAGCTACGACATCGACGCCGATAAGATGGTGGAGGTGCTGCGCATCGGCGAGGCCAAGATCTCCGATAAGGGAGTCTCCAGTGCCAAGAAGCGCGTCGACCCTCTGCGCAGCCAGACAGGTGAGGCCCGCAAGGACATCATCGACGTCATGGCTGAGACTTTCGCCGACCGTTACGGTGCGAGCTTCGATACCTTCACCGCCGATGAGCTGGAGAAGGCACACGCCCTCGTCGCCGAGAAGTTCGGAACCGAGAAATGGACGCACCGAGTGCCGTGA